The proteins below come from a single Leptotrichia sp. oral taxon 223 genomic window:
- a CDS encoding RNA methyltransferase, with product MRDVIASPDNKFYKLLKKLDKKKYRDENSIFKAEGEKFLNENINFNKIIVKESKFEYFDEKYEISKHDNLTILKDNLFDEVSTQENSQGIIFLYSKNLNTIEDIKGDVVILDDIQDPGNAGTIIRTMIAANFQNLILTKGSVDVYNPKTVRATMSGIFKLNIIYETPEKIVEFLNNKNYLKIATALHEDSISYEKIELRKNNAFIFGHEGGGVSDYLIENSDIKAIIPIYGNIESLNVSVAAGIFLYKMREKLQGL from the coding sequence ATGAGAGATGTAATAGCAAGTCCAGATAACAAATTTTATAAATTGTTGAAAAAGCTGGATAAAAAGAAGTATCGTGATGAAAATAGTATTTTTAAGGCTGAAGGCGAAAAGTTTTTAAATGAGAATATTAATTTTAATAAAATTATTGTAAAGGAATCGAAATTTGAATATTTTGATGAAAAATATGAAATTTCTAAGCATGATAATTTGACGATTTTGAAGGATAATCTGTTTGATGAAGTTTCAACTCAGGAAAATAGTCAAGGGATAATTTTTTTATATTCTAAAAATTTGAATACAATTGAGGATATAAAGGGAGACGTGGTAATTCTAGATGATATTCAGGATCCAGGAAATGCTGGAACTATCATTAGAACAATGATTGCTGCAAACTTTCAGAATTTAATTCTGACAAAGGGTTCTGTCGATGTTTATAATCCAAAGACAGTACGTGCTACAATGAGCGGGATTTTCAAGTTAAACATAATTTATGAAACACCTGAAAAAATTGTGGAATTTTTGAATAATAAAAATTATTTAAAAATAGCAACTGCTTTACATGAAGATTCTATTTCCTATGAAAAAATAGAATTGCGGAAAAATAATGCGTTTATTTTTGGTCACGAAGGTGGAGGAGTGTCTGATTATCTGATAGAAAATTCTGATATAAAGGCAATTATTCCGATTTATGGGAATATAGAATCACTGAATGTGAGTGTAGCGGCAGGGATTTTTTTGTATAAGATGAGGGAGAAACTGCAAGGCTTATAA
- a CDS encoding Bro-N domain-containing protein, with amino-acid sequence MENNIQIFEGKKIRSVWDNEKEEWYFSVVDVVGALTDSVNARDYWYKMKKRMTDEEKSELSTICRQLKLKAPDGKMRLTDVADIQGIFRVIQSILSPKAEPFKMWLTQVGKDRIDEISKAWSGMSTREYKDLKGLKKENLRDNMSTLELVLNMLAEATTTELTNIHNPNGLEENKKVAKRGGTIAGNTRKEIEADTGKSVITAKNAVDFSKLIEDVVKDIPDIVKNCKDEEKSKE; translated from the coding sequence ATGGAGAATAATATACAAATATTTGAAGGTAAAAAAATTAGGTCTGTTTGGGATAATGAAAAGGAAGAATGGTATTTTTCTGTTGTCGATGTTGTAGGAGCATTAACGGATAGTGTAAATGCTAGAGATTATTGGTATAAAATGAAAAAAAGAATGACAGATGAGGAAAAAAGTGAATTGTCGACAATTTGTCGACAGTTGAAGTTAAAAGCACCTGATGGAAAAATGAGATTAACGGATGTTGCTGATATACAAGGTATTTTCCGTGTTATTCAGTCAATTCTGTCTCCTAAGGCAGAACCATTTAAAATGTGGTTGACACAAGTGGGAAAAGATAGAATAGATGAAATTTCAAAGGCATGGTCTGGGATGTCAACTAGAGAATATAAAGATTTAAAAGGATTAAAAAAAGAGAATTTAAGGGATAATATGTCAACTTTAGAACTTGTACTTAATATGCTTGCAGAAGCTACAACAACAGAATTAACCAATATTCATAATCCAAATGGCTTGGAAGAAAATAAAAAAGTTGCAAAACGAGGTGGAACAATAGCAGGAAATACTAGAAAAGAGATTGAAGCAGATACTGGAAAATCGGTTATTACAGCTAAAAATGCAGTAGATTTTTCTAAATTGATTGAGGATGTAGTAAAAGATATTCCTGATATAGTTAAAAATTGTAAAGATGAAGAAAAAAGCAAGGAGTGA
- a CDS encoding TfoX/Sxy family protein, whose product MASSKEYLNFVLEQLSEVENVRYRAMMGEYILYYRKKVIGGIYDDRFLVKAVKSAKELMPNALHEVPYEGAKEMLLVDDVENKEFLKNLFEAMYDELPVLKKKKK is encoded by the coding sequence ATGGCTTCAAGTAAAGAATATTTAAATTTTGTATTGGAACAGTTGTCGGAAGTGGAAAATGTTAGATATAGAGCGATGATGGGGGAATATATTCTTTATTATAGGAAAAAAGTTATTGGTGGGATTTATGATGACAGGTTTCTTGTGAAGGCTGTAAAATCGGCAAAAGAGCTTATGCCGAATGCTTTGCATGAAGTTCCTTATGAAGGAGCAAAGGAAATGTTGCTGGTTGATGATGTTGAAAATAAAGAGTTTTTGAAGAATTTATTTGAAGCGATGTATGATGAACTTCCTGTTTTGAAGAAAAAAAAGAAATAA
- the gltX gene encoding glutamate--tRNA ligase, with protein sequence MSNSDNKRVRVRIAPSPTGDPHVGTAYIGLFNYVFAKHNGGDFLLRIEDTDRTRFSEDSEQQIFDAMKWLGLNYDEGPDVGGDRGPYRQSERFEIYKEYAKKLVEKGEAYYCFCTPDRLQKLRERQAAMKQAPGYDGHCRNLSKEEVEAKLAAGEPYVIRLKMPYEGETIVNDGLRGEIRFENSKIDDQVLLKSDGFPTYHLANIVDDHLMGITHVIRAEEWISSTPKHIQLYKAFGWDEPKWYHMPLLRNADKTKISKRKNPVSLNYYKEEGYLKEGLLNFLALMGWSFGENKEIFTIDEMIQNFSFDKISLGGPVFDLVKLGWVNNHHMRLKDLDELTKLAIPYFVQAGYYENENLSDEEFSKLKRIVEITREGSQTLKELPVNAAIYFEDEFELPVIEEGMNKKERKSIERLTSSLETETGKKSIQMFIEKINKLNEEISEDEAKQILHELQDEIGEGPAAVLMPLRAVITGKARGADLYTVIAVIGKERTLARINNILNK encoded by the coding sequence ATGTCAAATAGTGATAACAAAAGAGTGAGAGTTAGGATAGCACCATCTCCAACTGGAGATCCACATGTGGGAACTGCTTACATTGGGCTTTTTAATTATGTATTTGCAAAACATAATGGTGGAGATTTTTTATTGAGAATTGAAGATACAGATAGAACGAGATTTTCTGAAGATTCAGAACAGCAAATTTTTGATGCGATGAAGTGGCTTGGGCTTAATTATGATGAAGGTCCAGATGTTGGCGGGGATAGAGGTCCTTACAGACAATCAGAAAGATTTGAAATATATAAGGAATATGCCAAAAAACTGGTGGAAAAAGGTGAAGCGTATTACTGTTTCTGTACACCAGATAGATTGCAAAAGTTGAGAGAAAGACAAGCTGCAATGAAACAAGCACCTGGATATGACGGTCATTGCAGAAACTTGTCAAAAGAAGAAGTTGAAGCAAAATTAGCGGCTGGTGAGCCTTATGTTATTAGACTTAAAATGCCTTATGAAGGAGAAACTATTGTAAATGATGGATTAAGAGGAGAAATTAGATTTGAAAATAGTAAAATTGACGATCAGGTACTTTTAAAATCTGATGGATTTCCAACTTATCATTTGGCTAATATCGTGGATGACCATTTGATGGGAATTACTCATGTTATAAGAGCAGAAGAATGGATTTCATCTACGCCTAAACATATTCAATTGTACAAAGCGTTTGGTTGGGATGAGCCAAAATGGTATCATATGCCACTTTTGAGAAATGCGGATAAGACTAAAATTTCTAAGAGAAAAAATCCAGTTTCATTGAACTATTACAAAGAAGAAGGTTACTTAAAAGAAGGATTACTAAACTTCCTTGCACTTATGGGATGGAGCTTTGGAGAAAACAAGGAAATTTTTACTATTGATGAAATGATTCAAAATTTCTCATTTGATAAAATTTCTCTTGGAGGGCCTGTATTTGACCTAGTTAAATTAGGCTGGGTAAATAATCATCACATGAGATTAAAGGATCTGGATGAATTGACAAAATTGGCTATCCCATATTTTGTACAAGCTGGTTATTATGAAAATGAAAACTTGTCAGATGAAGAATTTTCAAAATTAAAAAGAATTGTGGAAATTACAAGGGAAGGTTCACAAACATTAAAGGAATTGCCAGTAAATGCAGCAATTTACTTTGAAGATGAATTTGAATTGCCGGTAATTGAAGAGGGAATGAATAAAAAGGAAAGAAAATCAATTGAAAGATTAACTTCTTCGCTTGAAACAGAAACTGGTAAAAAATCTATCCAAATGTTTATTGAAAAAATCAATAAATTAAATGAAGAAATTTCAGAAGACGAAGCAAAACAAATCCTGCACGAATTACAAGATGAAATAGGAGAAGGTCCAGCAGCAGTATTGATGCCACTTAGGGCAGTTATTACAGGAAAAGCCAGAGGAGCGGATTTGTACACAGTAATTGCAGTTATTGGGAAAGAAAGAACGTTGGCTAGGATAAATAATATTTTGAATAAATAA
- a CDS encoding YkvA family protein has translation MLKRAKKLYEKYKKTNITAEDLKKAGKLKNNLGAVASKFGLFVRMLQADKKGEFKIPTLDKIKIVGAVVYVISTIDAVPDILPIIGFGDDIGVVAYVISKLGSLISEYEKFELQKKREEKDRNVDWDNLQVVNED, from the coding sequence ATGTTAAAAAGAGCGAAAAAATTATATGAGAAATATAAAAAGACAAATATCACAGCAGAAGATTTGAAAAAGGCTGGAAAGTTGAAAAATAATTTAGGAGCAGTTGCATCAAAGTTTGGGCTTTTTGTGAGAATGTTACAGGCGGATAAGAAAGGGGAATTTAAAATTCCAACGTTGGATAAAATAAAGATTGTTGGAGCAGTTGTTTATGTGATTTCGACAATTGATGCAGTGCCTGATATTTTGCCGATTATTGGGTTTGGTGATGATATAGGTGTTGTGGCGTATGTGATTTCAAAGCTGGGAAGTTTGATTTCTGAATATGAAAAATTTGAGCTTCAGAAAAAAAGGGAAGAGAAGGACAGGAATGTGGATTGGGATAATTTACAAGTTGTGAATGAGGATTAA
- the pepF gene encoding oligoendopeptidase F — MERSEIKQEYKWNLSDIYENYSTWEKDFEKVSELKKELAGFKGQFGNEGKLLEFFQKQEEMDKISYKLYRYPQLARDLNSSDKEAVEHLQKVQFLFAEISTELSWVNSELVDNRENIEKWIEKKEFDDYRFGLKNLFRLQKHILEEKESKLLSYYSSFFSAPRSIYSEVTVTDVEWPQVTLSSGEKVDVTPANYSKILSTNRNQEDRKLMFQTFYTIYEKKKNTIAAIYNSILQKGIASKKAYNYDSFLLSHLESDNIPEEIYLNLVNTAKNNTKPLQRYLKLRKKILGLEKYYNFDGSINLIEFDKEYEYDDAKEIVLNSVAPLGEDYVEKMKKAILEGWLDVFEAKGKRTGAYSAGVYGVHPYMLLNYNKTLDSVFTLAHELGHTLHTLYSDENQPFSMADYTIFVAEVASTFNERLLLDYMLENTNAPKERIALLEQEIGNIVGTFYFQALLADYEYQAHKLAEAGEPITAEVLSKIMEDLFDKYYGDIIEKDDLIYIFWARVPHFFNSPFYVYQYATCFASSAILYEKMINSNDESEKKQTLEKYIQLLSSGGNDFPMEQLKKAGVDLSKIETIEAVAKQFDLLLDKLEVEIGKL, encoded by the coding sequence ATGGAAAGAAGTGAAATAAAACAGGAATATAAATGGAATTTATCAGATATTTATGAAAATTATTCAACTTGGGAGAAGGATTTTGAGAAAGTTAGTGAGCTGAAAAAAGAATTGGCTGGATTTAAAGGGCAATTTGGGAATGAAGGAAAGTTATTGGAGTTTTTTCAGAAGCAGGAGGAGATGGATAAGATTTCTTATAAATTGTATCGATATCCTCAGCTTGCGAGGGATTTGAACTCGTCGGATAAGGAGGCTGTGGAGCATTTGCAGAAAGTGCAGTTTTTGTTTGCAGAGATTTCTACTGAATTGTCCTGGGTAAATTCGGAACTGGTTGATAATCGTGAGAATATTGAAAAATGGATTGAAAAAAAAGAATTTGATGATTATAGATTTGGACTGAAAAATTTATTTAGGTTGCAAAAGCATATTCTGGAAGAAAAGGAAAGCAAACTGCTGTCGTACTACAGTTCATTCTTTTCAGCACCGAGAAGCATTTATTCTGAAGTTACGGTTACGGATGTGGAGTGGCCTCAGGTTACGCTTAGTTCTGGAGAAAAAGTGGATGTAACGCCTGCCAATTATTCTAAAATTTTGTCTACAAATAGAAATCAGGAAGACAGAAAACTGATGTTTCAGACGTTTTATACAATTTATGAAAAGAAAAAAAATACAATTGCTGCAATTTATAACTCAATTTTGCAAAAAGGGATTGCTTCAAAGAAAGCCTACAATTACGATTCATTTTTGTTAAGCCATCTGGAGAGTGACAATATTCCAGAAGAAATTTACTTAAATCTTGTCAATACGGCGAAAAATAATACAAAACCATTGCAAAGATATTTAAAATTGAGAAAGAAAATTTTAGGACTTGAAAAATACTATAATTTTGATGGCTCAATTAACCTAATAGAATTTGACAAGGAATACGAGTATGATGATGCTAAGGAAATAGTATTAAATTCAGTTGCTCCACTTGGAGAAGATTATGTAGAAAAAATGAAAAAAGCGATTTTAGAAGGCTGGCTGGATGTATTTGAAGCGAAAGGGAAAAGAACGGGAGCGTATTCTGCAGGAGTTTACGGAGTTCACCCATATATGCTTCTGAATTACAACAAGACTTTAGACAGCGTATTTACATTGGCACATGAACTGGGACATACTTTGCACACTCTTTATTCAGATGAAAATCAGCCTTTCTCGATGGCAGACTACACAATTTTCGTAGCGGAAGTGGCTTCTACATTTAACGAAAGATTACTGCTTGACTATATGCTGGAAAATACCAATGCTCCAAAAGAAAGAATCGCACTATTGGAGCAGGAAATTGGAAATATTGTTGGAACATTCTATTTTCAGGCATTGCTAGCAGATTATGAATATCAGGCACACAAGCTGGCAGAAGCTGGAGAGCCAATTACAGCGGAAGTTTTGAGCAAAATTATGGAAGACTTGTTTGACAAATATTATGGCGATATAATCGAAAAAGATGATTTAATCTATATTTTCTGGGCAAGAGTTCCACACTTTTTCAACTCGCCATTTTACGTTTATCAATACGCCACTTGCTTTGCCTCATCAGCGATTTTATATGAAAAAATGATAAATTCAAACGATGAAAGCGAGAAAAAACAAACACTAGAGAAATACATTCAATTATTAAGCTCAGGAGGAAATGACTTCCCAATGGAACAATTGAAAAAAGCAGGAGTTGATTTATCGAAAATTGAGACAATTGAGGCTGTGGCGAAACAGTTTGATTTGCTGTTAGATAAATTGGAAGTGGAAATTGGGAAGTTGTAG
- a CDS encoding GNAT family N-acetyltransferase, producing MRLQELLNKYDELDVIKELKKFKSISVYPKNDIEIFLQEKSIRFEKSCVSTTHLIFDDNIEEMLGYFTIANRSLILSKEELNVLSKTQQKKLSNSGSVLRNGDLMTSSFLLGQLGKNYSDDILKKITGKDLLTSAYNLLLKIKELINTKYVWLECQNESRLINFYRDFGFKLLEHIISDEGLKVMIMELK from the coding sequence ATGAGGTTACAGGAGTTATTGAATAAATATGACGAACTAGATGTTATAAAAGAATTAAAAAAATTTAAAAGTATTTCAGTTTATCCTAAAAATGATATTGAGATATTTTTACAAGAAAAATCTATTAGATTCGAAAAATCATGTGTTTCTACAACCCATTTAATATTTGATGATAATATTGAAGAAATGTTAGGATATTTTACAATTGCAAATAGAAGTTTAATTCTTTCAAAAGAAGAATTGAATGTGCTTTCAAAAACACAGCAAAAGAAACTGAGTAATAGCGGAAGTGTATTAAGAAATGGTGATTTGATGACAAGTAGTTTTTTGTTGGGACAACTGGGGAAAAATTATTCAGATGATATTTTGAAAAAAATTACAGGAAAAGATTTACTAACTTCGGCATATAATTTGTTATTGAAGATAAAGGAATTGATAAATACTAAATATGTCTGGTTGGAATGTCAGAATGAATCTAGATTGATTAATTTTTATAGAGATTTTGGATTTAAACTTTTGGAGCATATTATTTCTGATGAAGGATTGAAAGTAATGATAATGGAACTTAAATGA
- a CDS encoding RNA-binding protein has product MKKENFLRQFPKEMEYLASKLYNSYEVAKEYEIVSFTEEFYTPNFWKNLGKRMDGLNVVCDGVFADSDRRQIAFVPDNFIAGNRDVYDNFAKNGKSLVQDDEKFEEYADFNNEFNENSFQFPNKLLKISIDSRFREYLHKDFLGSLMGLNIKRELMGDLILENEGRKISGYIPVSEKIADYIISELKQIGKASCEIKIIDTKNKNILPQYKYDDKLITVPSKRLDSIVSTITNLSRTKVIEPIEKGKVLVDYVEEKDKSRMLEIGSLITIRGFGKYKLFLDKGETKKGKERILVKKYI; this is encoded by the coding sequence ATGAAAAAAGAAAATTTTTTGAGGCAGTTTCCAAAAGAAATGGAGTATTTGGCTAGTAAATTGTATAATTCTTATGAAGTGGCGAAGGAATATGAGATTGTGAGCTTTACTGAGGAATTTTATACGCCGAATTTTTGGAAGAATCTGGGGAAAAGGATGGATGGACTTAATGTTGTTTGTGATGGAGTTTTTGCGGATAGTGATAGACGGCAAATTGCATTTGTGCCTGATAATTTTATAGCTGGAAATAGAGATGTTTATGATAATTTTGCAAAAAATGGCAAAAGTTTGGTACAAGATGATGAAAAATTTGAAGAATATGCGGACTTTAATAATGAGTTTAATGAGAATAGTTTTCAATTTCCAAATAAATTGTTAAAAATATCAATAGATTCAAGATTTCGTGAATATCTTCATAAGGATTTTTTAGGAAGTCTTATGGGGCTTAATATAAAAAGGGAGCTTATGGGAGACTTGATTTTGGAAAATGAGGGCAGGAAAATATCAGGGTATATTCCAGTATCAGAGAAAATTGCGGATTATATTATTTCGGAATTAAAGCAAATTGGAAAAGCATCTTGTGAAATTAAAATTATTGACACAAAGAATAAAAATATTCTTCCGCAATATAAATATGATGATAAGCTAATCACAGTTCCCTCCAAGCGTTTGGACAGCATTGTTTCAACGATTACAAATTTATCTCGGACAAAAGTAATTGAGCCGATTGAAAAAGGAAAGGTTCTAGTTGATTATGTGGAAGAAAAGGATAAGTCTAGAATGCTTGAAATTGGCAGTTTGATTACGATTAGAGGGTTTGGGAAGTATAAATTGTTTTTGGATAAGGGGGAAACGAAAAAGGGGAAGGAACGGATACTTGTGAAGAAATACATTTAG
- a CDS encoding deoxyribonuclease IV produces MSKKEIFKIGSHVGMSGKDMLLGSVKEAVSYGSNTFMIYTGAPQNTRRKPIDELNIEAGLKLMKENGIDINDIVVHAPYIINLGNAVKPETFEIAVQFLRTEIERTDAIGAKRIVLHPGAHVGEGEEVGINKIIEGLNEVLTKEQKTTVALETMAGKGTECGRSFEEIAKIIDGVKLKEKLTVCFDTCHVHDAGYDIVNDFEGVIEQFDKIVGIDKISVIHLNDSKNVCGAHKDRHENIGFGNIGFEVLNKIAHFEKFSHLPKILETPYVALSDDKKAKKVPPYKFEIEMLRAGKFDENVMEKIKNQ; encoded by the coding sequence ATGTCGAAAAAAGAAATTTTTAAAATTGGATCACATGTGGGAATGAGTGGGAAAGATATGCTTTTGGGATCGGTTAAGGAAGCGGTTTCTTATGGATCGAATACTTTTATGATATATACTGGAGCGCCGCAGAATACACGGAGAAAGCCGATTGATGAGCTGAATATTGAGGCTGGGCTTAAACTTATGAAAGAAAATGGTATTGATATAAATGATATCGTTGTTCATGCCCCTTATATTATAAATCTTGGAAATGCTGTAAAGCCTGAAACATTTGAGATTGCAGTGCAGTTTTTGAGAACAGAGATTGAAAGGACAGATGCCATTGGAGCGAAAAGAATTGTTCTTCATCCAGGTGCTCACGTTGGGGAAGGTGAAGAAGTTGGGATTAATAAGATTATTGAAGGATTGAATGAAGTTTTGACAAAAGAACAGAAAACTACTGTGGCGCTTGAAACAATGGCTGGAAAAGGTACAGAATGTGGAAGAAGTTTTGAAGAAATTGCAAAAATTATTGACGGTGTAAAATTGAAGGAAAAACTGACAGTTTGTTTTGATACTTGCCATGTTCACGACGCTGGATATGATATTGTAAACGATTTTGAAGGAGTTATTGAACAGTTTGACAAAATTGTAGGAATTGACAAAATTTCGGTAATTCACTTGAATGATAGTAAGAATGTGTGTGGTGCACATAAAGATAGACACGAAAATATAGGATTTGGAAACATTGGCTTTGAAGTGTTAAATAAAATTGCACATTTTGAAAAATTTTCTCATTTGCCAAAAATTCTAGAAACGCCTTATGTGGCTTTGAGCGATGATAAAAAGGCTAAAAAAGTTCCGCCATATAAATTTGAGATTGAGATGTTGCGAGCTGGCAAGTTTGATGAAAATGTGATGGAAAAAATCAAAAATCAGTAA
- a CDS encoding NAD(P)H-dependent oxidoreductase: MLKDKELTKKEMFEIFNRRYACKKYNKTKVVSDEDFMAIIEAGRLSPSSFGLEPWKFILVKNEEMLNDMREFAWGAINSLNGASHIVMVLARKGVTGDSKYFERIGKEIINISDENFKIRKEFFIKFQKEHFKLLESERALFDWASKQTYIALVNMMNMAAALGIDSCAIEGFNKEMAEKYFSEKGVFDLKEYGISYFVSFGYRDEDITPKTRRKLSEVYEVVE, translated from the coding sequence ATGCTAAAAGATAAAGAATTAACAAAAAAGGAAATGTTTGAAATATTTAACAGAAGATATGCGTGCAAAAAATATAATAAGACAAAAGTTGTTTCAGACGAAGATTTTATGGCAATTATTGAGGCTGGGCGACTTTCTCCTAGTTCATTTGGGCTTGAGCCTTGGAAATTTATTCTTGTGAAGAATGAGGAAATGCTGAATGACATGAGAGAGTTTGCTTGGGGAGCGATTAACAGCTTGAATGGAGCGAGCCATATTGTTATGGTGTTAGCTAGAAAAGGTGTTACTGGTGATAGCAAGTATTTTGAGAGAATTGGGAAGGAAATAATAAATATTTCAGATGAAAATTTTAAGATTAGAAAAGAATTTTTTATAAAATTTCAAAAAGAGCATTTTAAATTGCTAGAAAGTGAAAGAGCATTATTTGACTGGGCTTCAAAACAGACTTACATTGCATTAGTAAATATGATGAATATGGCTGCAGCTCTTGGGATTGACAGCTGTGCAATTGAAGGATTTAATAAAGAAATGGCTGAAAAATACTTCTCTGAAAAAGGTGTGTTTGATTTAAAGGAATATGGAATTTCATATTTCGTAAGTTTTGGATATAGAGATGAAGACATTACTCCGAAAACTAGAAGAAAACTTTCGGAAGTTTATGAGGTTGTTGAGTAG
- a CDS encoding type II toxin-antitoxin system RelB/DinJ family antitoxin, which translates to MANANLSIRVDKETKEKANELFNKFGLTMTTAVNMFLKTAIRENRIPFELKLEEEPNEVTLEAMREADRIARDDSVKGYDSIEELREALGV; encoded by the coding sequence ATGGCAAATGCAAATTTAAGTATTAGAGTTGATAAAGAAACAAAAGAAAAAGCGAACGAATTATTTAACAAATTTGGCTTGACAATGACAACGGCAGTAAATATGTTCTTAAAAACTGCAATTAGGGAAAATAGAATCCCTTTTGAATTGAAATTGGAAGAAGAGCCAAATGAAGTAACTTTAGAAGCGATGAGAGAAGCTGATAGAATTGCAAGAGATGATAGTGTAAAGGGATATGACAGCATAGAGGAGTTGAGAGAGGCACTTGGTGTATAA
- a CDS encoding OmpA family protein: protein MKKIILLFTIILEFNLFSNTPYDEFFQKVEQLEEKIKNGDKKAINNLGNLYAKDKNSRNIPKAKEYYRLAIKNGSEIAKKNLEIANKFPKLCPDGAICENWTTIRFVDKDGKIVKMIIKGFPVNKEEVTEIEKREIKGEIEYLLNVFLENEEFVIVGYADETEKNKKKLSLSRAEKMAEFLKQNGLRKDIKISKITGKSSENPVDTNDTEIGRYNNRRVEIFLKNGKVKKIDVEDVGELLSQLKDE, encoded by the coding sequence ATGAAAAAAATAATTTTACTTTTCACAATAATTTTAGAATTTAATTTATTTTCAAATACACCATATGACGAGTTTTTTCAAAAAGTAGAGCAATTGGAAGAAAAAATAAAAAATGGAGATAAAAAGGCGATTAATAATTTGGGGAATTTGTATGCAAAAGATAAAAATTCTCGTAATATTCCTAAGGCGAAAGAATATTATAGATTGGCGATAAAAAATGGTTCTGAAATTGCTAAGAAAAATTTGGAGATAGCGAATAAATTTCCGAAATTGTGTCCTGATGGAGCGATATGTGAAAATTGGACTACGATTAGATTTGTAGATAAAGATGGAAAAATTGTGAAAATGATAATAAAAGGGTTTCCTGTTAATAAAGAAGAAGTGACTGAGATTGAAAAACGGGAAATTAAAGGCGAAATAGAATATTTATTAAATGTTTTTCTTGAGAATGAAGAATTTGTAATTGTTGGGTATGCTGATGAAACTGAAAAAAATAAAAAGAAATTATCTTTATCAAGAGCTGAGAAAATGGCTGAATTTTTGAAACAAAATGGATTGAGAAAAGATATAAAAATTAGTAAAATAACTGGAAAAAGTTCTGAAAATCCAGTTGATACAAATGATACGGAAATTGGAAGATACAATAATCGCCGTGTTGAGATTTTTCTGAAAAATGGGAAAGTTAAGAAAATTGATGTTGAGGATGTTGGGGAATTGTTAAGTCAGTTGAAAGATGAGTAG